Sequence from the Leishmania braziliensis MHOM/BR/75/M2904 complete genome, chromosome 11 genome:
GTGATACGGagtgtgcgtatgtgcgccGCTGTGCGCCACTTCCGTTGTTCTCCCCCTGACCCTCTCACTTGGGACCCTCCCCCCATACCAGTGTGTCTTCTCACCATAGCCCATAGTCTTCATTTGACGCTCATCACCTCGACTGACACGGCGCAGGTTGCCTTCCCTGgcgccccccctccgctcctCTTCATGCCAATTCCACTCCAGCCCTCATCCCCGCATCTTCTCTCGCACCACAGCATGTATGCCGGTATAtatacatgtgtgtgtgtgtgtgcgtctggatgcttctctctcccccggCTTCTCatcctgctgctctccttcgcTCTTGTCCTCTTGGCGCCATCGCAAGGTCCGCCATTTTGCGATTGTCTGCCTCGTTGGCTCGCTCTGCTTCATCGGACGTCTTttctttcatttttttcttcttcggtGGAAGTGGAGTGGTGCACAGCGAATACGAAGAGACGCAACtgtctcttccccccccccccccttccctcccgcCCCGCTCCGGCCCAATCCctgccgccacgccgccgctgtcggccATCTtattctttccttttccgcACTCTCCTTTATAGAGCGACGCTGCTTCCACACGAAATAGTAATTCAAATcaagcaagagaagaaaaacaacacgagagagcgagagaggcgcgcaccGTCGGCTCATCTCGGTATCGCTGTGTGCCTACATGTGCGTGACTGCTTCTTAGCGGTACGCTCCTTGACGCGCTGACCTTCACGACTGTAAAGGCAAGGACACTGCAGTCGGTGGTGAGCCCAGCTGGCATTCCCTCTTTACCCCATCCACCCCTTTAAGAGCGAGCGGTACTAAAGCTTCAACGGGAGGCAGTCAAGATAGTGCGCAGTGCAGCACAGGCGATTGTGGCAAGCCTGAAGCGGGCTGGTAAAACAAAGGATCACGACCTACCATGGTGCTCACACGATCACAGATCAAGCATGGTctcagcagcgacgtcagGAATGACGACGATAGCAGCGTAGTTGGCTCTGTCTCGTCCGGTGCTGAAACCtcagagagcgagggagctCATCTCAGGGCAAAAGTGAAGCCGCACTCGTCTCCTGCCGAGACGGCATCCACAAAGACCAGCGGCTTGGAGGGTGGGCAGCATGGCGCATCGCTGCTCAGGTCGCCGCAGGGGGAGCATCTTGGCCGCGGATGTCGGGTGCTACATACCACTGTCTCCCTCGACGAGCAGTATCTCGCGGCCTCGTTGCGCCGCTCGAAAGTGCTGAAGCGCAGCTCGCTACACCGTGGCAACGACGAGGTCAAGGTAGCAAAAATGAAAGACGGCGACAGAGAGGACGATGACTTTGCCATCCGCTCTCGATACCCGCAACgggaggcggcgaagagggcgATAGAGAATCTCCGCAGCACGCTTACGAAGCCCAGCGAAGCTGCCAGACGTGGCGACAGTGGCGCGGCTGACGATGAGGACAGCAACAGTAACAGCATGGGCATCTTCAACTTTCGCCATCACCCCGAGTTAGGGGAGGAGATTAAAAAGAGCCGCAAGATGCATCGGCGGCGATgccgcaacaacaacagctatagcgatgatgacgaggaggatgagttcaccacctcgtcctcctccgagGGGCTAGACGCGGAGGATATTCCTGCCCGGCGAGCCACACGTGGGCGGCTTCGCCTCTCCACGAACTCGCTCAGCCGCACCGCGGCACCGTCGATGAACACTCACGcagtgacgacgacgcgTCGTATCCGTACTACCGACGCCGATGCCGTGCCGATCAGCTCGTCCATCAGCGACGCCTCCATGCGGGAAGAAAGTGCCGAGCGTATGGCGCAGCAGGACCAGCGCGCCGacccctcctcatcctccagCGGAAGCTGTCAAGGGGGTAACACTGGTGAGTTCAtgacggaggcgcagcggcgccacgctGTCCGTAAGGCCCGCGAGAGCGTTGCCGAGAACATCAATATCAACCACTACATGGCGGACGCCGTCGGGGTGCAGGACTCGAGGAAAATacgccgccgccaactcGACCGGCGTTACCGCTGGCTGCTGCATCAGGAAGAGGATGCACGCGCGCGGGCCGACGGCTACGGTGGCGGGCTAGGCACAGCGGACGGCGGGGCTGGCAGCGCTACAGCAGCCACGAACGGAGCGTTGGCCGACATCTCGCCCTTGCGGATTGATGACGGCATCACCTTCGACAGCGTTGGCGGCCTGCCTGAGCACATCGTGACACTTCGGGAGATGGTGTTGCTCCCACTACTCTACCCAGATTTGTTTGAGCGCCTTGACCTCAAGGCACCGCGTGGTGTGCTCTTCGTTGGCCCACCCGGCACAGGGAAGACACTGATGGCCCGCGCGCTTGCCAACGAGGGGTCGGGGCTTGCGCGTGGCGGCTGCACAGGCCGGTCGacaccgtcgcagcagcagcaacgtaTTACGTTCTTTGTTCGCAAAGGTGCGGATATGCTCTCCAAGTGGGTCGGCGAAAGTGAGCGTCAGTTGAAGCTGCTCTTCGAGGAGGCAAAGCGGCTGCAGCCGAGCATCATCTTCTTCGACGAGGTGGACGGTCTCGCACCGGCGCGGCACGCCAAGGCGGAGCACACTCAGGCCGCCCTCGTCTCTACTTTGCTGGCACTCCTGGATGGCCTGGAGGACCGCGGACAGGTGGTTGTGATTGGGGCGACAAACCGACCAGACACGCTGGACCCCGCTCTGCGCCGCCCTGGCAGGTTTGATCGAGAGCTTGTGTTTCCGCTCCccgatgcggcggcgcggcgacaTATCTTGATGATCCAgctggcgaagaaggcgatgcCGGGGAATGCAGCACAGCGCGCGACCCTGGTGAGGGACCTGGTCGAGATGACTGAGGGCTACACGGGTGCCGACCTGGCTGCGCTATGCACCGAGGCcagcctccaccgcctccgctcaacgctgccgcagctctaCCTTAGCAGTCAGCGCTTGCTAGTGCCGCGTGATGTGGAGCAGGAGCACCTGCATGTGCGCACCGAAGACTTCTATGCTGCAGCTCAACTAATACAGCCGTCGTTGCGCCGCCCTCGCAATcgcggtgctggcggagTGGCGGTTTCCTTCCTGGATCCGTACATCGAGGTGCTGATGCGCGGCACGCGCGACGCGACGCTCGCGGCATTGGCGTCGTCGTGGTCTCTGGTCGACAAGGTATTGCGGGCCAGCTCGCGCGACTGCCAAGACATGGCGACGGCTGTTCGCTCGCTCTGCACAGTTCCAATTccacagccgccgcgccCATGCTTGCTCGTTCTTCGTGAGGCACCTGAGGTTTTGCCATCATCTTGGTGCGCCACTGCTACCGCACCTGTCGATCGGTCGGCagagcagcatcagcagcagcgcgcactaCGGCTGCATCACCTGGCGGTTAGTCTGCTCAAGGGATTACCACGCCTTCAGCAGCTCACCGTTCACCTGCCCCAGCTTTGCTGGGATGACATTGAGCTGAAGGGGATGTGGCACGCCTCGACGACAGTGACAGACGACTGCCTGGGCGACGGATCAGGCAATTGTTTTGCTGGTGTCGGGTTCACTCACATGAGCCACGTAGTGGACTCGGTGCGCCAGTGCTGCCCGTGTGTCGTGTACCTGAGCGGGGTGGAGGAGTGGCTGAGAAACAGTAGCATGGGGGAAGACTCGGAAGCCACTGACTCGTTTTCAGACGACGAAAATGTGGCGCACGGAAGCTCCGGAGCGATATCGAACATGGGTCCCTCACAGCTCTCCGCATCCACTCCTTCCACAGATGCCAAGGTGACTATCGGTGCTGCAGAGGACATGTCACTcgtgcgccagcagcggctctctCACAGGCGGAAGCGGCTACTGCAGACGTTCCGCTACTACCTGAACACGTTGGCTGACATGGACGTCATCTTTGTGCTCCCCTGCGCGACGGCTGCGACATGCGAGCAGCTCATTGGTCCAGAGAACCCTATCTCCGCCCCTTTGAAACCGCTGACTTCGCTGACGGCATCATGCCCACCACAACTGGACTCCTTGTCTCCGTCTTCACCGACTCTCCAAGCAGACCCACCGAGCGCGGTGCAGCTCAGGCGCTTCTCGACGCGGCAGCAACTTCTGCATCCGCAGTTCTCGGTGGTGGTCGCATCCGTGTCTATGACACCACTGCCGAATGACCTGCGCCACTTTGTGGAGTACGTCTACCGCATCGTCGCCATGACAGTTCAGCTGCAccactgcgctgctgtggcgaaTGCAGCGAGAGAGCTCACAAAGGAGagtggggaaaagggagtGATGACGAACGTGAGGCCTGCTGGTGCGCTCGTGGTAGATAAggcgccgccatcgtcaCCGCTCTCCGCCGCGAGTCTGCGTGCTCGCCAACGGGCCGACCGCGCCAAACGGTGCGAGCTCTGGCGCAAGGTCGAGTACCGCCGCCTacagctgcgccacgtgcTGATGAAGTGGGTGAGTCAGTACATCAGCTCGGGCAAATTCAAGCTATTGGCCAGCGCCGACCTCGACTTCGCCCCTGATGACCCGCAATTCAAGttgtggcagcagcacacgcgccatCACCGCATTGGTCTGCAAGACATCCTTGAGAAGATTGAGGACGAGGGGTACGTGTGTCTCTCACAGTACCACGACGACATTGACCAGTTAGTGCGAAACGTGCGCTCCTTCTTCCGTACGCG
This genomic interval carries:
- a CDS encoding putative ATPase; protein product: MVLTRSQIKHGLSSDVRNDDDSSVVGSVSSGAETSESEGAHLRAKVKPHSSPAETASTKTSGLEGGQHGASLLRSPQGEHLGRGCRVLHTTVSLDEQYLAASLRRSKVLKRSSLHRGNDEVKVAKMKDGDREDDDFAIRSRYPQREAAKRAIENLRSTLTKPSEAARRGDSGAADDEDSNSNSMGIFNFRHHPELGEEIKKSRKMHRRRCRNNNSYSDDDEEDEFTTSSSSEGLDAEDIPARRATRGRLRLSTNSLSRTAAPSMNTHAVTTTRRIRTTDADAVPISSSISDASMREESAERMAQQDQRADPSSSSSGSCQGGNTGEFMTEAQRRHAVRKARESVAENININHYMADAVGVQDSRKIRRRQLDRRYRWLLHQEEDARARADGYGGGLGTADGGAGSATAATNGALADISPLRIDDGITFDSVGGLPEHIVTLREMVLLPLLYPDLFERLDLKAPRGVLFVGPPGTGKTLMARALANEGSGLARGGCTGRSTPSQQQQRITFFVRKGADMLSKWVGESERQLKLLFEEAKRLQPSIIFFDEVDGLAPARHAKAEHTQAALVSTLLALLDGLEDRGQVVVIGATNRPDTLDPALRRPGRFDRELVFPLPDAAARRHILMIQLAKKAMPGNAAQRATLVRDLVEMTEGYTGADLAALCTEASLHRLRSTLPQLYLSSQRLLVPRDVEQEHLHVRTEDFYAAAQLIQPSLRRPRNRGAGGVAVSFLDPYIEVLMRGTRDATLAALASSWSLVDKVLRASSRDCQDMATAVRSLCTVPIPQPPRPCLLVLREAPEVLPSSWCATATAPVDRSAEQHQQQRALRLHHLAVSLLKGLPRLQQLTVHLPQLCWDDIELKGMWHASTTVTDDCLGDGSGNCFAGVGFTHMSHVVDSVRQCCPCVVYLSGVEEWLRNSSMGEDSEATDSFSDDENVAHGSSGAISNMGPSQLSASTPSTDAKVTIGAAEDMSLVRQQRLSHRRKRLLQTFRYYLNTLADMDVIFVLPCATAATCEQLIGPENPISAPLKPLTSLTASCPPQLDSLSPSSPTLQADPPSAVQLRRFSTRQQLLHPQFSVVVASVSMTPLPNDLRHFVEYVYRIVAMTVQLHHCAAVANAARELTKESGEKGVMTNVRPAGALVVDKAPPSSPLSAASLRARQRADRAKRCELWRKVEYRRLQLRHVLMKWVSQYISSGKFKLLASADLDFAPDDPQFKLWQQHTRHHRIGLQDILEKIEDEGYVCLSQYHDDIDQLVRNVRSFFRTRAAQDQRYRLKALDLKETCLLNMYKMSRAVIRFCEETRDVREPSSDEDADEMEEERRIVTEGPGRNLTALVSKDADPALIAEQSRRAMNFAQRPSAPERRKPRRYYGERRRHRRPKKISKAETRKEAGEVVLMGDGGSDDDGRDGDEEDGRVPNEGSASVEQAAAADINVNGSHTSLSGVAKGAAADLITASSSQDWACDLLASLSYTRLYQVFKSMMRGLEMEVRRVECEMASTVLSRETEKPDGVTGVTRVMTENGERGPDAYAATVFRQLLLAAVGE